One stretch of Hemibagrus wyckioides isolate EC202008001 linkage group LG01, SWU_Hwy_1.0, whole genome shotgun sequence DNA includes these proteins:
- the LOC131367352 gene encoding C-C chemokine receptor type 1-like has protein sequence MSNNSSSLWATTIQSVTTNLHATDGFKTDNQNNYLYDYSDYLNGDFGEAEPCSFRSQSDHFLPVLYSLFFVVGFLGNMLVLWVILRGAQMKSMTDVSLLNLAIADLLLIFTLPFLAHYARDTWRFGDAMCKLVLGVYYIGFYAGIFFIVLMSIDRYLAIVHAVFALRIRTKTYGILASMIIWITAIAASFPELLYLRTETNNTEVICTAYPNDEHNKIKRSIALIKMNIVGLLIPLIIVGYCYSMVLRRLLMLRTSKKLAIRLVAVVMLVFFCCWTPYNITAFIKALELQGILSSGCELSRKIHLMLQVTEAIAYSHSCLNPFLYVFVGEKFRRHLARLLRQTPCVHVQCMKSYMTRAASSVYSQTTSVDERSVGV, from the exons ATGTCCAACAACAGTAGCAGTCTTTGGGCCACCACGATACAGAG TGTTACAACAAATCTCCATGCCACTGACGGGTTTAAGACTGATAATCAAAA CAACTACCTATATGACTACTCTGATTATTTAAATGGTGACTTTGGTGAAGCAGAACCATGTTCATTCAGGTCCCAATCAGACCATTTTCTCCCAGTTCTCTACTCGCTGTTCTTTGTGGTCGGCTTCCTGGGCAACATGCTGGTGCTGTGGGTGATCCTGAGAGGCGCTCAGATGAAAAGCATGACTGATGTGTCTCTCCTGAACCTGGCCATCGCTGACCTTCTACTAATCTTCACTCTCCCCTTCCTGGCTCACTATGCCAGAGATACCTGGCGTTTTGGTGATGCCATGTGCAAGCTGGTCCTCGGTGTGTACTACATTGGATTTTATGCTGGAATTTTCTTTATCGTGTTGATGAGCATCGACAGATACTTGGCTATCGTCCATGCCGTGTTTGCCTTGAGAATTCGTACAAAGACTTATGGGATTTTAGCTAGCATGATCATCTGGATTACAGCTATTGCAGCATCATTTCCTGAGTTACTATACCTCCGTACTGAAACAAACAATACTGAAGTAATTTGCACTGCTTATCCAAATGATGAACATAACAAGATTAAGAGAAGTATTGCTTTGATCAAAATGAACATTGTAGGCCTCCTAATTCCGCTGATTATTGTGGGATATTGCTACTCGATGGTGCTCCGGAGGCTTCTGATGCTTCGTACATCCAAGAAACTGGCCATTCGTCTTGTTGCAGTGGTCATGCTGGTCTTCTTCTGCTGCTGGACACCGTACAACATCACAGCATTTATCAAAGCACTGGAGCTGCAAGGAATCCTGAGTTCAGGATGTGAGCTCAGCAGAAAGATCCATCTGATGCTGCAAGTCACGGAAGCCATAGCGTACTCACACAGCTGCCTCAATCCTTTTCTCTATGTGTTTGTGGGGGAAAAGTTCAGGAGGCACCTCGCCAGGCTCCTGCGGCAGACGCCATGTGTCCATGTGCAGTGTATGAAGAGCTACATGACCCGGGCCGCATCCTCTGTGTATTCACAGACCACAAGTGTGGATGAACGTTCAGTCGGTGTCTGA
- the si:cabz01093077.1 gene encoding C-C chemokine receptor type 4: MKQTGSTERMTTMEMSTNSSYYYYDETEPCYTEPALNLTVMVAIFYLVFALGLLGNSTILWMLLKIMRIKTMTDVCLLNLAISDLITVFSLPLWALYNKGHLSEANAMCKLMVSTYQLGFYSSILFVTLMSIDRYLAIVHAVASLGARNLRYAIMASLIMWTISFCAAFPGALFHNMIKDTENNTQCDWDIREGSVKTWKLFLNFSQNTVGLFISLPVTIYCYIRILLVLRRTKNSKRGRAIKLIFAIVVVFVVFWVPYNVAVFLKTLQDLEIWDSCESSRRLNTTLSVTETIALAHCCINPVIYAFVGEKFRKSLAREFSKWLLCAKIYKPASTYSKTSENETSNTPL; encoded by the exons ATGAAGCAAACTGGGAGTACAGAAAG aATGACCACTATGGAGATGAGCACAAATAGCTCGTATTATTACTATGATGAGACAGAGCCTTGCTATACTGAGCCTGCTTTGAACCTGACTGTTATGGTGGCCATCTTCTACTTGGTTTTTGCTCTTGGACTTCTGGGTAACAGCACCATACTGTGGATGTTGCTGAAGATCATGCGCATAAAGACCATGACAGACGTGTGCCTGCTGAACCTGGCAATTTCCGACCTAATCACAGTGTTCTCGCTGCCTTTGTGGGCACTTTACAACAAGGGCCATTTATCTGAAGCCAACGCCATGTGCAAACTTATGGTCAGTACCTATCAGCTGGGCTTCTACAGCAGTATACTTTTTGTGACGCTCATGAGCATTGACCGCTACTTGGCCATTGTTCATGCGGTGGCATCACTGGGAGCACGGAATTTGCGTTACGCCATCATGGCCAGCCTTATCATGTGGACCATCTCCTTCTGTGCTGCCTTCCCAGGGGCCCTTTTCCACAACATGATCAAAGAtacagagaacaacacacagtgtGATTGGGATATCAGAGAAGGATCGGTCAAGACATGGAAGCTGTTCTTGAATTTTAGCCAAAATACAGTAGGACTCTTCATCTCGCTGCCAGTCACAATCTACTGCTACATCAGGATCCTGCTGGTGCTCAGGAGGACAAAGAACTCCAAGCGAGGACGAGCCATAAAGCTTATTTTTGCCATCGTTGTAGTCTTTGTGGTCTTCTGGGTGCCATACAATGTGGCAGTGTTTTTAAAGACACTGCAGGACCTGGAAATTTGGGATTCGTGCGAGAGCAGCCGACGATTAAATACCACCTTGTCAGTGACAGAGACCATTGCATTAGCCCACTGCTGTATCAATCCTGTGATCTATGCTTTTGTTGGGGAAAAATTCCGGAAATCTCTGGCCAGAGAGTTTTCAAAATGGCTGCTTTGCGCAAAGATTTACAAACCGGCATCCACGTATTCCAAAACCTCAGAAAACGAAACCTCCAATACACCTTTATAG